A single genomic interval of Barnesiella intestinihominis YIT 11860 harbors:
- a CDS encoding FtsL-like putative cell division protein, which produces MAKKGKNEKDGFIKYLKLLVQGRIFSLDFFRSHWVFIASVVFLFWLSIANRYVCQTKVETIKDLRFELSNAKTERVRATARYMGLVRHSRIIALVNENKLGLEIPDTPPVKLIPQDGDKE; this is translated from the coding sequence ATGGCTAAAAAAGGGAAAAACGAGAAAGACGGATTTATCAAATATCTGAAATTGCTTGTACAGGGGCGTATATTCTCTTTGGATTTTTTCAGATCTCATTGGGTATTTATCGCTTCGGTCGTTTTCCTTTTTTGGTTGTCGATCGCTAACCGATATGTTTGTCAGACAAAGGTCGAGACCATTAAAGATTTGCGTTTTGAATTGTCCAATGCCAAGACGGAGCGAGTGCGTGCCACAGCCCGCTATATGGGGTTGGTGCGTCATTCCAGAATTATCGCCCTTGTCAATGAAAATAAATTGGGACTTGAAATACCAGATACTCCTCCCGTAAAATTAATACCGCAAGATGGAGACAAGGAATAG
- a CDS encoding UDP-N-acetylmuramoyl-L-alanyl-D-glutamate--2,6-diaminopimelate ligase, translated as MKNVECLLSGIKVVERKGAVVTEVSGVESDSRQVKKDNLFVAVRGASVDGHDFIGQAIAQGAVVVVCEEFPEKSEPQVLYVKVEDSAVAFGLLAAAWYGNPSKELVLVGVTGTNGKTTTATLLYEMFRLFGYKVGLLSTVCNYIDDIAVPATHTTPDPLHLHRLLREMVDAGCAYAFMEVSSHSAAQHRIAGLDFNGAIFTNLTRDHIDYHKTVEAYLKAKKSFFDGLPKGAFALTNIDDKSGLVMLQNTKAEKHTYSLRTLADFRVRIIESRIDGMTLEINGKEVEVMFVGKFNAYNLLAVYGAACLLGQEPEEVLRKMSLLVPVAGRFQTLHSSKGYTAIVDYAHTPDALNNVLSSIRDVLGNRGHIITVVGAGGNRDKGKRPMMAREAVNLSDRVILTSDNPRFENPNDILNDMLEGLDAEQRRKTLAIVDRREAIRAATQFAQPGDVVLIAGKGHEDYQEIEGVKHHFDDKEEVEKLFAEERI; from the coding sequence ATGAAAAATGTGGAATGTTTATTGTCGGGAATTAAGGTGGTGGAACGCAAAGGGGCGGTCGTGACAGAAGTCTCGGGAGTGGAATCGGATTCTCGTCAGGTAAAGAAAGATAACTTATTTGTTGCGGTGCGGGGAGCTTCGGTCGACGGTCATGATTTTATCGGCCAAGCTATTGCACAGGGGGCTGTTGTCGTTGTTTGCGAAGAGTTTCCCGAAAAGTCGGAGCCGCAAGTGTTGTATGTGAAAGTGGAAGACAGTGCGGTCGCATTCGGTTTGTTGGCAGCGGCATGGTATGGAAATCCTTCGAAAGAGTTGGTACTGGTGGGTGTCACCGGGACGAACGGGAAGACGACTACGGCGACATTGCTGTATGAAATGTTCCGTCTGTTCGGGTACAAGGTCGGTCTTTTATCTACCGTTTGCAATTATATAGACGACATCGCTGTTCCTGCAACTCATACGACCCCCGACCCTTTACACCTGCATCGTTTACTTCGTGAAATGGTCGATGCCGGCTGCGCATATGCGTTTATGGAGGTAAGTTCGCATTCGGCTGCGCAACATCGCATAGCCGGTCTCGATTTCAACGGGGCGATTTTTACGAATCTAACGAGAGACCACATCGATTATCATAAAACCGTCGAGGCTTATCTGAAAGCTAAAAAATCGTTTTTCGACGGGTTACCCAAAGGAGCATTCGCTTTGACTAACATCGACGATAAGTCGGGGTTAGTTATGTTGCAGAATACCAAAGCTGAAAAGCATACTTATTCGTTGCGGACTTTGGCCGATTTCAGAGTGCGGATCATAGAAAGTCGTATCGACGGCATGACTCTGGAAATAAACGGGAAAGAGGTGGAAGTGATGTTTGTCGGTAAATTCAATGCTTATAATTTACTGGCGGTTTATGGAGCGGCTTGTTTGTTGGGACAGGAGCCGGAAGAAGTTTTACGAAAGATGAGTTTATTGGTCCCTGTCGCCGGAAGGTTCCAAACTCTTCATTCTTCAAAAGGTTATACCGCTATCGTGGATTATGCTCATACTCCCGATGCTTTGAACAATGTGTTGAGTTCCATTCGTGACGTCTTGGGAAATAGAGGACATATCATTACGGTTGTGGGAGCCGGTGGAAACAGGGATAAAGGGAAACGACCCATGATGGCTCGGGAAGCGGTGAATTTGAGCGATCGGGTAATATTGACATCGGATAATCCGCGGTTCGAAAACCCGAACGATATATTGAACGATATGTTGGAGGGCCTCGATGCCGAACAGCGTCGTAAAACTCTCGCTATCGTCGATCGCCGGGAAGCGATTCGCGCGGCTACGCAGTTTGCCCAACCGGGCGATGTCGTTTTGATTGCGGGCAAAGGGCATGAAGACTATCAGGAGATAGAGGGGGTGAAACACCATTTCGACGATAAGGAAGAAGTGGAAAAATTGTTCGCGGAAGAGAGAATTTAA
- the rsmH gene encoding 16S rRNA (cytosine(1402)-N(4))-methyltransferase RsmH: protein MELQSAVYHVPALLEECIDGLNIQPGGTYVDVTFGGGGHSRAILGHLGECGRLFSLDQDEDARQNSLDDPRFTFVHSNFRFLKNFMRYYGVDRVDGILADLGVSFHHFDDSDRGFSFRFEGPLDMRMNRRSGQTAAQLIATCSEEKLADLFFLYGELKSARRIAAAVVAARSSAPIETTERLLEVVRPYINRKQEKKELAQLFQALRIEVNQEMESLRRLLEQSVELLPQGGRLVVLTYHSLEDRMVKNFMKTGNVEGRAEQDFFGRINAPLRPVNNKVIVPDEAEIERNPRSRSAKLRIAEKV, encoded by the coding sequence ATGGAGTTGCAATCGGCTGTATATCATGTGCCCGCGCTGCTTGAAGAATGTATCGACGGATTGAATATCCAGCCGGGTGGAACCTATGTCGATGTTACGTTCGGCGGGGGCGGTCATTCTCGTGCCATTTTAGGACATTTAGGCGAATGTGGACGTTTGTTTTCTTTGGACCAAGATGAAGATGCCCGGCAGAATAGCCTTGATGATCCTCGATTTACGTTTGTCCATAGTAATTTCCGGTTTTTGAAAAACTTCATGCGTTATTACGGGGTGGATCGGGTCGATGGGATTTTAGCCGATTTGGGAGTTTCTTTTCACCATTTCGATGATTCGGACCGGGGATTTTCCTTTCGTTTCGAAGGGCCTCTCGATATGCGAATGAATCGACGTTCGGGACAGACGGCGGCTCAATTGATAGCTACGTGTAGCGAGGAAAAATTGGCCGATTTGTTTTTTTTGTATGGTGAATTGAAGAGCGCTCGGCGCATAGCGGCCGCAGTTGTCGCCGCTCGGTCATCGGCTCCCATAGAAACGACAGAGAGATTGTTGGAGGTAGTGCGGCCTTATATCAATCGGAAGCAGGAAAAAAAGGAATTGGCTCAGTTGTTTCAGGCTTTGCGGATAGAGGTAAACCAAGAAATGGAAAGTCTGCGCCGGTTGTTGGAACAGTCGGTAGAGTTACTTCCGCAGGGCGGCCGATTGGTGGTTCTTACGTACCATTCGTTGGAAGATCGTATGGTCAAGAATTTTATGAAGACGGGTAATGTGGAAGGGCGTGCCGAACAGGACTTTTTCGGTCGGATAAATGCACCTCTTCGGCCGGTCAACAATAAAGTAATTGTTCCCGATGAAGCGGAAATAGAACGGAATCCGAGGTCGCGGAGCGCTAAACTGAGAATCGCAGAGAAGGTATAG
- a CDS encoding GNAT family N-acetyltransferase produces MEPIIAPVDKELIKAELTPDRFMRDTRKGGNKIYIIDCNNAPNVMREIGRLREIAFRYPGGGTGLPLDIDEFDTMDPPCQQLIVWNPDAEEIIGGYRFIVGENIRNDEMGRPRIATSHLFEFSQKFLQDYLPHTIELGRSFVTLEYQSSRAGAKGLFALDNLWDGLGALTVDYPQIEYFFGKVTMYPTYSQEGRNMILYFLNKHFPDPDRLVWPKHPLQTDTDEEKMSKLFIYDDFKEDYKILNQEVRKLGYNIPPLVNAYMGLSPTMKMFGTAINDEFGNVEESGILIAIKDIIAEKRSRYIETYDKLPPIKIS; encoded by the coding sequence ATGGAACCCATTATTGCGCCCGTTGATAAAGAACTTATCAAAGCAGAACTAACCCCGGACAGATTTATGCGGGATACTCGCAAGGGCGGAAATAAAATATATATCATCGATTGCAATAATGCTCCCAATGTTATGAGAGAAATCGGGAGGTTGCGCGAAATAGCATTCCGTTACCCCGGAGGCGGCACTGGATTACCGCTCGACATAGACGAATTCGATACTATGGACCCGCCTTGCCAACAACTCATCGTATGGAATCCCGATGCCGAAGAAATCATAGGAGGATACCGTTTCATCGTAGGAGAAAATATTCGTAACGACGAAATGGGGCGACCCCGTATCGCAACATCTCATTTGTTTGAATTTTCTCAGAAGTTCTTACAGGATTATCTGCCCCATACAATCGAGTTAGGCCGTTCTTTCGTTACGCTCGAATACCAATCTTCGAGAGCCGGTGCGAAAGGATTATTCGCTCTCGATAACCTTTGGGACGGATTAGGAGCGCTGACCGTAGATTATCCTCAAATAGAATACTTTTTCGGGAAAGTAACCATGTACCCCACTTACTCTCAAGAGGGGCGAAACATGATACTCTATTTTTTGAACAAACATTTTCCCGACCCCGATCGTCTCGTTTGGCCTAAACACCCGTTACAAACCGACACCGACGAAGAAAAAATGAGCAAATTGTTCATTTATGACGACTTTAAAGAAGACTACAAAATTCTAAATCAAGAAGTACGCAAACTCGGGTACAACATTCCGCCGTTAGTCAACGCTTATATGGGATTATCTCCCACGATGAAAATGTTTGGTACAGCCATTAACGACGAATTCGGGAACGTTGAAGAGTCCGGTATCCTCATCGCGATAAAAGATATTATCGCAGAAAAGAGAAGCCGATATATCGAAACCTACGATAAACTTCCGCCGATAAAAATATCATAG
- a CDS encoding WG repeat-containing protein yields the protein MKYFHFIPAACIFLFCQCGGQDSHFLSDTKYIPVFSEDSCQYIDHGDNLHFTGTYSDASLFYDNMALICNQSDKKWGYIDDSGELQYPAVYTRATIFNENRAWVVRPDEAPCAIDTKGRLQLTLTRASKVMIFCEGMAAFAQKEKKGERWGFIDKSGTPVIKPLYKDVKPFSSGLAAVKNEKNLWGYIDSKGIEQIPAQFSSAESFSKERHAVVRSAKSGLFQVIDTKGDTLWTIECDALISDGNTFRIKKDKKWGWCDNKGNIFIEPRFEDSESFGNPDLAPVKIRGKWGYINRKGEWKIKRQFSKAFPFFDGLAVVQTGTVYGLIDPDGHFQINPQYDRISEDYIHQSIRKGSAFTLVESDHARYK from the coding sequence ATGAAATATTTCCATTTCATACCTGCTGCATGCATTTTCTTGTTTTGTCAATGCGGAGGACAAGATTCTCATTTCCTGTCCGATACCAAATACATACCTGTGTTTAGCGAAGATTCTTGCCAATACATAGACCACGGAGACAATTTGCATTTTACCGGAACATATTCCGATGCCTCCCTGTTTTACGACAATATGGCTCTAATATGCAATCAATCGGATAAAAAATGGGGATATATCGACGATTCCGGTGAACTTCAATATCCGGCGGTATATACCCGGGCAACTATCTTCAACGAAAACCGGGCTTGGGTAGTACGACCCGACGAAGCCCCTTGCGCCATAGATACGAAAGGGAGACTGCAACTAACTCTCACCCGCGCTTCGAAGGTCATGATTTTTTGTGAAGGAATGGCAGCTTTCGCCCAAAAAGAGAAAAAAGGAGAACGATGGGGATTTATCGACAAATCGGGAACACCCGTTATTAAACCGCTCTATAAAGATGTAAAACCGTTCTCATCGGGTCTTGCCGCAGTTAAAAACGAGAAAAATCTATGGGGGTATATCGATTCCAAAGGGATTGAACAAATACCGGCGCAATTCTCGTCGGCCGAGTCTTTCTCAAAAGAACGGCATGCGGTTGTCCGGTCCGCCAAATCGGGACTGTTTCAAGTCATCGATACCAAAGGCGATACTTTGTGGACGATCGAATGCGATGCACTCATCTCCGACGGGAATACCTTTCGGATAAAGAAAGATAAAAAATGGGGGTGGTGCGACAACAAAGGAAACATATTTATCGAACCACGATTCGAAGACAGTGAATCTTTTGGAAACCCAGACTTGGCCCCTGTCAAAATACGAGGGAAATGGGGTTATATAAACCGTAAAGGCGAATGGAAAATAAAGCGGCAATTTTCCAAAGCATTTCCGTTTTTCGATGGCTTGGCCGTGGTACAAACCGGAACAGTATACGGGTTAATAGACCCGGACGGACATTTCCAAATCAATCCTCAATACGACCGTATTTCCGAAGACTACATTCATCAATCGATCAGGAAAGGCTCGGCATTCACACTGGTAGAAAGCGATCACGCCCGATACAAATAA
- a CDS encoding 1-acyl-sn-glycerol-3-phosphate acyltransferase, with protein sequence MSSEPLKIDIEKVVKEKAPKYAKKIPGFLFRYLERTIHQDEINYILKTYKDSTGVKFADDLLSYMNVHINVIGKENIPPEGRFIFASNHPLGALDGVALIRFFGHFYSGKIKFLVNDLLMHIKPLAPVFLPINKYGSQAKESSLQINNAYESDEQMLIFPAGLCSRLQHGKIKDLEWKKTFIAKAVQSQRDIIPIYFEGRNSTFFYRFAQIRKCIGLKFNIELIYLPDEMFNSKNKTFDIYIGKPIPWQTFDKSKSLQEWAQIVKEKVYQIKKNQ encoded by the coding sequence ATGAGTTCTGAGCCTTTAAAAATCGACATAGAAAAAGTCGTCAAGGAGAAAGCTCCGAAATATGCAAAAAAAATTCCGGGATTTCTTTTTCGCTACCTTGAACGCACGATACACCAAGACGAAATAAACTACATTCTCAAAACATATAAAGACAGTACCGGTGTAAAATTCGCCGACGATTTGCTTTCTTATATGAACGTGCATATCAATGTGATAGGGAAAGAAAATATCCCGCCCGAAGGTCGTTTCATTTTTGCATCGAATCACCCGTTGGGAGCCCTCGACGGAGTTGCGCTCATTCGTTTCTTCGGACATTTTTACAGCGGAAAAATTAAATTTCTCGTCAACGATCTTCTCATGCATATCAAACCTTTGGCGCCGGTGTTTCTACCGATCAACAAGTACGGTTCCCAAGCCAAAGAATCCAGTCTGCAAATCAATAATGCTTATGAATCGGACGAGCAGATGCTCATTTTCCCGGCAGGCTTGTGCTCTCGGCTGCAACACGGAAAAATAAAAGATTTGGAGTGGAAAAAAACATTTATCGCCAAGGCCGTTCAATCTCAACGAGACATCATTCCCATCTACTTCGAAGGACGAAATTCCACTTTTTTTTATCGTTTTGCGCAAATACGTAAATGTATCGGATTAAAATTTAATATAGAATTGATATATTTGCCCGACGAAATGTTTAACAGCAAAAACAAGACATTCGACATATACATTGGCAAACCTATCCCGTGGCAAACTTTCGATAAATCGAAAAGTTTGCAAGAATGGGCCCAAATCGTGAAAGAAAAAGTCTACCAGATAAAAAAGAATCAATAG
- a CDS encoding penicillin-binding protein, protein METRNRNHILLRYALVIVGVLVFSVAIVKKAADTCIIHADKWNEKAARMLSVTHEVMPERGDILAQNGEVMATNMTYYRALIDFGVPKFKSREFNDSLKTLCKLLGKYFPERTPAAYEKAMRTAFLRKKRYFVLVREITGRDYELLKTFPFLRHSTQYSGFHIDPEREKIVKREKPYGTMASRAIGGLDETFHGNSGLEKALDSLLYGIPGKTVKKQIPSGMVDWVAEPPRRGLDVKTTIDVDIQDITEQALLQTIEETQPEFAVAIVMEVETGDIKAMSNLSRLPGGEYVETVNNAVQGYEPGSVVKPLSMMIALDDGVIRPHDVVNGHDGVFRYPAGMKVRPITDTHGRASMTATEAMKYSSNIGLSEIILRGYERNPDEFVQRIYKSGFMEPFDLCIPGAARPTIRHLKSTVQDRINLTRMSYGYTTKIPPIYTLALYNTIANDGQFVKPRLVKELIRDGVTDTVFDISYIRKQACKPETARALRNMLYAVVNDDDGTGRRARSKKVTIAGKTGTVRTIGVDGKYETRYRITFCGFFPYENPQYSCIVLLGKPNLPGMPSAGYYCGGVLKKIAETLYSMGRLDVPMDIPSDSTSVRSPAILKGDIAETRQVLQHLGVRGDVTQCRDMEVYCDSMPDVCGMGARDALYILEREGLNVNIQGRGKVVEQSIPSGKVIQPGTTVILKLK, encoded by the coding sequence ATGGAGACAAGGAATAGAAATCACATATTGTTGCGGTATGCTCTGGTGATTGTCGGGGTGCTCGTGTTCAGTGTCGCTATTGTGAAAAAAGCGGCCGATACATGTATTATACATGCCGATAAATGGAACGAGAAAGCCGCACGTATGCTTTCTGTCACTCATGAGGTAATGCCTGAGCGGGGCGATATTTTGGCTCAAAACGGCGAAGTGATGGCTACGAACATGACTTATTATCGTGCGTTAATCGATTTTGGCGTTCCCAAATTCAAGTCCAGAGAGTTTAATGACAGTCTAAAAACGTTGTGTAAACTATTGGGAAAATATTTCCCCGAAAGGACTCCTGCCGCTTATGAAAAGGCTATGCGAACTGCTTTTTTGAGAAAAAAACGTTATTTCGTATTGGTTCGGGAAATTACGGGAAGGGATTACGAACTGTTGAAGACGTTTCCCTTTTTACGGCATTCGACTCAGTATTCGGGATTTCATATAGACCCCGAGCGGGAGAAAATAGTCAAACGAGAGAAGCCTTACGGTACGATGGCTTCGCGTGCCATCGGAGGGTTGGACGAGACTTTTCACGGAAACAGCGGATTGGAAAAAGCATTGGATTCTTTGTTATACGGTATTCCGGGTAAAACCGTGAAAAAACAGATTCCGTCGGGTATGGTCGATTGGGTGGCCGAACCTCCTCGGCGGGGACTCGATGTGAAGACGACTATCGATGTGGATATACAGGATATAACGGAGCAGGCTTTATTGCAGACCATCGAAGAGACACAGCCGGAGTTTGCCGTTGCCATAGTGATGGAAGTGGAGACGGGTGATATAAAGGCCATGTCGAATTTGTCGAGATTGCCCGGAGGGGAATATGTAGAAACTGTGAATAATGCCGTGCAAGGTTATGAACCGGGTTCGGTGGTTAAACCTTTGTCGATGATGATAGCTCTCGACGACGGTGTTATCCGTCCCCATGATGTCGTAAACGGGCACGATGGAGTTTTCCGTTATCCGGCGGGAATGAAAGTCCGCCCCATAACCGATACGCACGGTAGGGCTTCGATGACCGCTACCGAAGCGATGAAATATTCTTCCAATATAGGTCTGTCGGAAATTATACTGCGAGGATATGAACGTAATCCCGATGAATTTGTACAGCGCATTTATAAGTCGGGTTTTATGGAACCGTTCGATCTTTGTATACCGGGGGCGGCCCGTCCTACTATACGACATTTGAAATCGACGGTGCAAGATCGTATTAACCTGACTCGTATGTCGTATGGATATACGACAAAAATACCTCCCATTTATACATTGGCATTGTATAATACCATCGCTAACGACGGGCAATTCGTGAAGCCCCGATTGGTAAAAGAGTTGATTCGGGACGGGGTAACCGATACGGTCTTCGATATTAGTTATATCCGAAAACAGGCATGTAAACCCGAAACGGCAAGAGCATTGAGAAATATGTTATATGCGGTCGTAAATGACGATGACGGGACCGGTCGTCGGGCTCGCTCGAAAAAAGTGACCATAGCCGGGAAGACAGGAACGGTGAGAACGATAGGTGTCGACGGGAAATACGAGACTCGTTATCGAATCACTTTTTGCGGTTTTTTCCCGTATGAAAATCCACAGTACTCGTGTATCGTTCTTTTGGGAAAGCCCAATTTACCGGGTATGCCTTCGGCCGGTTACTATTGTGGCGGCGTTTTGAAGAAGATAGCGGAGACGCTTTATTCCATGGGTCGCCTCGATGTGCCTATGGATATACCTTCGGATTCGACGAGTGTTCGGAGTCCGGCTATTTTAAAGGGGGATATTGCAGAGACAAGGCAAGTATTGCAGCATTTGGGAGTTCGGGGAGATGTGACCCAATGTCGCGATATGGAGGTCTATTGCGACAGTATGCCCGATGTCTGCGGTATGGGTGCGCGAGATGCATTGTATATATTGGAGCGTGAAGGATTGAATGTAAATATACAAGGTCGGGGAAAGGTGGTAGAGCAGTCTATCCCTTCGGGAAAAGTCATACAACCCGGTACGACGGTAATTTTAAAATTGAAATAG
- the mraY gene encoding phospho-N-acetylmuramoyl-pentapeptide-transferase: MLYYLFQYLESSFDFPGARLFSYISFRSGVAFILALFIATIIGRRIINKLQILQIGELVRDLGLEGQMSKKGTPTMGGIIIIIAILIPCLLVGRLGNIYMILMLITTVWLGAIGFLDDYIKVFKKDKEGLHGRFKIVGQVGLGLIVGLTLFLSPDVVIRENVAVQTPGADTEVVKYESENIKSTQTTIPFFKNNNLDYADLVPFLGEHAQTGGWVIFILLTIFVVTAVSNGANLTDGLDGLATGTSAIMGLTLGILAYLSGHIAYASYLNIMYIPGSEELVVFASAFMGATIGFLWYNAFPAQVFMGDTGSLTLGGIIAVFALCIHKELLIPILCAIFFVEDLSVMIQVAYFKITKRKYGEGRRVFKMTPLHHHFQKPGHAGINALIQKPLQAVPESKIVVRFWIVCIMLAAITIVTLKMR; this comes from the coding sequence ATGCTGTATTATTTGTTTCAATACCTTGAATCTTCATTCGATTTTCCGGGAGCTCGATTGTTTTCCTACATATCTTTCCGGTCTGGGGTCGCTTTTATTTTGGCTTTGTTTATTGCTACCATTATCGGCCGGCGTATTATCAATAAGCTGCAAATTTTGCAAATCGGAGAGCTCGTGCGTGATCTCGGGTTGGAAGGACAAATGTCCAAGAAAGGCACGCCTACGATGGGTGGGATTATCATTATTATCGCTATATTGATACCTTGTTTGTTGGTCGGGAGACTGGGAAATATTTACATGATATTGATGTTGATTACGACCGTTTGGCTGGGAGCCATAGGTTTTTTGGACGACTATATCAAGGTGTTCAAGAAAGATAAGGAGGGGTTGCACGGGCGATTTAAAATAGTCGGACAGGTGGGACTCGGTCTTATCGTGGGATTGACGCTGTTTTTGAGTCCAGATGTAGTTATTCGCGAGAATGTGGCTGTGCAAACGCCGGGAGCAGATACCGAAGTGGTAAAATATGAATCGGAAAATATCAAGTCTACCCAGACGACCATTCCTTTTTTCAAGAATAATAATCTCGATTATGCCGATTTGGTCCCGTTTTTGGGCGAACATGCCCAGACCGGCGGCTGGGTTATTTTCATATTGCTTACGATTTTTGTGGTGACAGCCGTTTCGAACGGAGCGAACTTGACAGACGGTCTCGACGGTTTAGCGACGGGAACTTCGGCCATCATGGGTTTGACATTGGGCATATTGGCCTATCTGTCGGGGCATATAGCGTACGCATCGTATTTGAATATCATGTATATACCGGGGAGCGAGGAACTGGTTGTTTTCGCCAGCGCTTTTATGGGGGCGACAATCGGTTTTTTGTGGTATAATGCATTCCCGGCTCAGGTGTTTATGGGCGATACGGGTAGCCTCACGTTGGGCGGTATTATTGCCGTGTTCGCTCTTTGTATACATAAGGAGTTGTTGATTCCGATTTTGTGTGCGATTTTCTTCGTGGAAGATTTGTCGGTAATGATACAGGTCGCTTATTTCAAGATTACGAAACGAAAATACGGAGAGGGTCGTCGGGTTTTCAAGATGACGCCTTTGCACCATCATTTTCAAAAACCGGGTCATGCAGGAATCAACGCTTTGATACAAAAACCGTTGCAAGCTGTGCCGGAGTCGAAGATCGTCGTTCGCTTCTGGATTGTTTGCATCATGCTTGCAGCCATTACGATAGTGACGCTGAAAATGCGATAG
- the murD gene encoding UDP-N-acetylmuramoyl-L-alanine--D-glutamate ligase, whose translation MEKKKRIVVLGAGESGVGAAVLAQVKGFDVFVSDMSVIQDKYKEQLDRYEIPFEEGKHTPDLILNADEVVKSPGIPDRAPMIAALREKNIPIISEIEFAGRYTRARMICITGSNGKTTTTLLTYHILKSAGLKVGLAGNVGKSLALQVATCDYDYYVIELSSFQLDNMYDFKAHIAILLNITPDHLDRYDYKMENYVDAKFRIIRNQTEDDAFIYWNDDPVITEKLSQLPLKSQRYPFAETHEPGTQAYTEDGALTIDTPEEKLTMETDELSLHGRHNLYNSMAAGLSACLLNVKKEYVRKALSDFESVEHRLERVASVRGVQFINDSKATNVNSCWYALESMKTPVVLILGGKDKGNDYSEIEQLVRDKVKALVFLGVDNSKLHAFFEGKVPYITEASSMKEAVDKSFALAAPGDTVLLSPCCASFDLFKSYEDRGDQFKACVRAL comes from the coding sequence ATGGAAAAGAAAAAAAGAATTGTAGTGTTGGGTGCAGGAGAGAGTGGTGTCGGAGCCGCTGTGCTTGCCCAAGTGAAAGGGTTCGATGTATTTGTCTCGGATATGTCGGTTATCCAAGATAAATACAAAGAACAGCTCGATCGATATGAAATCCCCTTTGAAGAGGGGAAACATACCCCGGATTTGATATTGAACGCCGACGAGGTGGTCAAGAGTCCGGGTATTCCCGATAGGGCTCCCATGATAGCGGCTTTACGTGAAAAGAATATTCCTATTATTTCGGAAATAGAGTTTGCCGGTCGTTATACTCGTGCCCGCATGATTTGCATTACCGGGAGCAATGGGAAAACGACGACTACATTGTTGACATATCATATTCTGAAAAGTGCCGGATTGAAAGTGGGACTTGCCGGTAATGTGGGGAAAAGTTTGGCCTTGCAGGTAGCGACTTGCGACTATGATTATTATGTCATCGAATTGAGTAGTTTTCAGTTGGATAATATGTATGATTTCAAAGCCCATATAGCTATCTTGTTGAACATTACACCGGATCATCTGGACCGGTACGATTATAAAATGGAGAACTATGTCGATGCCAAGTTTCGGATTATTCGAAATCAGACGGAAGACGATGCGTTTATCTATTGGAATGACGATCCCGTGATTACCGAGAAATTATCGCAGTTGCCTTTGAAGTCGCAGCGATACCCGTTTGCCGAAACTCACGAGCCGGGGACGCAAGCGTACACCGAAGACGGAGCTTTGACGATCGATACTCCTGAGGAAAAGTTGACGATGGAGACCGATGAACTGTCGTTACATGGAAGGCATAATTTGTATAACTCGATGGCAGCCGGTCTTTCGGCCTGCCTGTTGAATGTGAAGAAAGAGTATGTTCGCAAGGCATTGAGCGATTTCGAGTCGGTAGAGCATCGTCTCGAACGGGTGGCTTCGGTGCGGGGTGTACAATTTATCAATGATTCGAAAGCTACGAATGTTAATTCGTGCTGGTATGCTCTGGAAAGCATGAAAACACCTGTGGTACTTATTTTAGGGGGAAAAGATAAAGGAAATGATTATTCCGAGATAGAGCAATTGGTTCGGGACAAGGTGAAAGCCTTAGTCTTTTTGGGTGTGGACAATAGTAAGCTCCATGCCTTTTTCGAGGGAAAAGTCCCTTATATAACCGAGGCGAGCTCTATGAAAGAGGCTGTGGATAAGTCGTTTGCTTTGGCTGCTCCGGGCGATACGGTTCTGTTGTCGCCTTGTTGCGCCAGTTTTGATTTGTTCAAAAGTTATGAGGACAGGGGCGACCAGTTCAAGGCCTGTGTTCGAGCTTTATAA